One window from the genome of Rhodopseudomonas sp. P2A-2r encodes:
- a CDS encoding ABC transporter permease, with protein sequence MSPRLSRTLVQLNRFAPALTFIALLLLWEGSCRFFAIPSFLLPSPSAIVTAGANIEWTLWLGHIWATLRVAAMGFVLAVVVSIPLAIALANSRFLSRTLYPILIIVQSTPVVAVAPIIVTTLGAADLPRVLITFMIAFFPIVVSTVTGLLATPEELIELSRSLKAGRAREVLHIRLPFALPYIFSALKIATTLSVVGAVVAEFVAAERGLGFFIMFSTSFFKVPQAFAGLIVLVALSLAMFRLCVIVQRKFAPWSLPKSER encoded by the coding sequence ATGAGCCCGCGCCTCTCCCGCACCCTCGTGCAACTCAACCGCTTCGCGCCGGCGCTGACCTTCATCGCCCTGCTGCTGCTGTGGGAAGGCTCATGCCGCTTCTTCGCCATCCCGTCGTTCCTGCTGCCGTCGCCGAGCGCCATCGTCACCGCCGGCGCCAATATCGAATGGACGCTGTGGCTCGGCCATATCTGGGCGACGCTGCGGGTGGCGGCGATGGGCTTCGTGCTCGCCGTGGTGGTGTCGATTCCGTTGGCCATCGCGCTGGCCAATTCGCGCTTCCTGTCGCGCACGCTGTACCCGATCCTGATCATCGTGCAGTCGACGCCGGTGGTCGCGGTGGCGCCGATCATCGTCACCACGCTCGGCGCCGCCGACCTGCCGCGGGTGCTGATCACCTTCATGATCGCGTTCTTTCCGATCGTCGTCTCCACCGTGACCGGCCTGCTGGCGACACCTGAAGAACTGATCGAGCTGTCGCGCTCGCTCAAGGCCGGCCGCGCCCGCGAGGTGCTGCATATCCGCCTGCCCTTCGCGCTGCCCTATATCTTCAGCGCATTGAAAATTGCCACCACCCTGTCGGTGGTTGGCGCGGTGGTGGCGGAATTCGTGGCGGCCGAGCGCGGGCTCGGCTTCTTTATCATGTTCTCGACCTCGTTCTTCAAGGTTCCCCAAGCCTTTGCCGGCCTGATCGTGCTGGTCGCGCTGAGCCTTGCGA